The Polyangium mundeleinium genome contains the following window.
CTGCCGGTGACGGTGATCAGCGACATGCTCGGGATCCCGGAGGAAGACCGCGAGACCGTCAGCCAATTGGGCGAGCTCCGGATCGAGAACCGGGACCCCGTCGTCATGCAGGAGACCCGCAAGATGCTCGTGGCGTTCAGCCACTACCTCGTCGATCTCTTCGAGCGGAAGCGGCGCGCGCCGGGGGACGACATGATAAGCCAGATGATCCACGCCCAGGAGGACGGCGACAAACTCAACGACAAAGAGCTGCTCTCGATGGTTTTCCTCCTTTATTTGGCCGGGCACGTGACGACGGTGAACCTCATCGGCAACGGGGTCGTCGCGCTCTTGACCCACCCCGAGCAGCTCGCCCGCTTCAAGGCGGATCCGGGGCTCGCCAAAGGCGTCGTCGAGGAGACGCTTCGCTATTGGGGGCCGGTCGATTACCTGGGCGCCGTGCGCACCGCCCGGGAGGACCTGGAGATTGCCGGCGTGTCGATCCCGAAGGGCGGGCAGGTCATGATCGGCCTCGGCTCGGCCAATCGGGATCCCGCGCAATTCGAGGATCCCCACGCGTACGACATCACGCGCGAAGGCGCCCACCGGCACATCGCCTTCGGCAAGGGGATTCACCTGTGCCTCGGGGCGCCGCTGGCGCGCATCGAGGGGCAAATCGCCTTCGAGATCCTGTTCCGACGTTACCCCGATCTGCGCCTCGCCGTGCCGGCCGAGACGCTGCGCTGGGGCGGCGCTGCCGGGCTGCGCGGATTCCGCGAGCTGCCGGTGCTATTCTAACGGCGCGTCAAGCGTCCGGAACGACCTCTCCACCTGCCGAGGCTCGGTTCCCGGCAGGAAGCTCCTCTCCCAAAACCTGACCTCGCCCGTTTTCGAGAAGGCGACCACCGAGCTCGACCGCGTCCCGTACAAGGGAGGCCTCCTCGCATCCTCGATGAACAGCGGCGCAAGCATCCGCTCCATCTCCAATCCCACGCCCGTATCCGGGAGCTCCGCGTCCGGCGCCCCCCGATCCGAACGCAACATCTGGAAAAACGCCTCGGGCTCCGGGAGCGGACGTGATTCGAGCAGCTTCGTGAAGGCGCCCTTGCCCTGCACGAGCTTCGGCCAGGGCGTGTCGAGGAGATGGTTGCTGAGCCCATACACGCCGGGCGCGAGCGCACGCGACTCGCCCGTCAGGCTCGCGAAATAGGCCGCCTCGCGCCGCGTGCCCACGATCAGGTTGAACCCGTTGAACGCACTCGCGCGCGGGCGAAGGCTCTCGGTGAACGCATGCGGCGCGCCGTCGCCCAGGAGATACTCCACCACGAGCGCGCCGCGTGATTGCGCGTCCCTGCGCTGCGCCGCGGGGTCCCGGAAGTTCGTGATGGCGGCGAAGCGCCCGGACCGCGTCACGCCGAGCCAGGTCCCGCCGCTCTGCAGGTCACGCCCGGCGAGGAGGTCGGGGTGATCGTCCCAAGCGTGCATTTCCCGGGTCGGACGAGCGTGAAACTCGTCGCGGTTGGCGGCCAGCACGACGTCGTGATCCGGATGCGCCGCGAAGCCCAGGAACAGCACGCACATGTCAACGCTCCCCTTGCTCGTCCCCGAACCGCTCCAGGAACTCGTCGTACGTCCCATTGAAGAGCCGCGGCCCTTTGCGGGACAGCTCGAGCACGCGCGTCCCGAGCTTGCCGATGAAATGCCGATCGTGGCTCGTCACCACCACTGTCCCCTTGAAGGCGATCAACGCCTGCAAGAGCGCGTCGATGCTCTCCACGTCGAGGTGGTTCGTCGGCTCGTCCAGCACCACCACGTTGTTCTTCAGCAGGATGAGCTTGGCCAGGACCAGCCGCGCAGCCTCCCCGCCTGACAGGCTCTCCGTCTTCTTGAGCCCTGCTTCTCCGCTGAAGAGCAGCTTCCCCAGCACCGAACGCACGTCTTCGAGTTGCGCCTCCGGATCGAAGCGGTGCAGCCACTCGTACGCCGAGAAGCCGGGTTCGAGCGCCTCGTGATGATCCTGCGCGAAATACCCCACGCTCGTGTCGTGGCCCCACACGATGGTCCCCGCGTCCGGCGCGTGCTCTGCGACGAGCAACTTGAGCAACGTCGACTTGCCGATGCCGCTCGGCCCGATCACCGCGAGTTTGTCGCCGCGGTTCAGGTTCAACCCGAGCCCCTCGATCACCCGCAGATCATCGAAGCTTTTCGAGAGCCCCTCCACGCGAAGCACGTCGCGACCGGACGGTTTTTCGATCTCGAACTTGATGTACGGACGCACCACGCTCGATCGCCGCACCTGGATGCTGCTTTCGAGCTTCTCCATCTCCTTGACGCGCGACTGCGCCTGGCTCGACCGGCTCGCGCTCGCGCCGAAGCGCGCCACGAAGTCCTTGAGCTCGGCGATCTTCTTTTTCTTCTGTGCCGCGTCGGCCTCCGACTGGCGCTTCCCGGTCGTCTTCTGCTCGATGAAATCGTCGTAGTCGCCCGTGTACACGGTGACCGTCTGGTAATCGACGTCGGCGACGTGCGTCGCGATCGCGTTCATGAAATGCCGATCGTGGCTCACGACGAGCAGCGTCCCGCGGAAATCGTGGGTCAGGTACGATTCGAGCCACCGGATGGAGTCGAGGTCGAGGTGGTTCGTCGGCTCGTCGAGCAAGAGGACGTCGGCGCCTGCGAAGAGCGTTTGCGCGATGAGCACACGCAGCTTGTACCCGCCTGCCAGCGTGCTCACGGTGTCGAGGTGCCGGGACGACGTGATTCCGAGGCCCTCCAGGATCTCCGCGGCGCGGGCCTCGGCGGTGTAGCCGTCCTCCTCGCCGATCGTCCCTTCGAGCTCGGCGAGGCGCATGCCGACCTCATCGTCCATCTCGCCTTCGAGCAGCCGCTCCTTCTCTTGCGTGGCGTCCCAGAGGACACGGTTGCCCATGAGCACGGCGTCGAGGATGCGGACGGACTCATAGGCGAAGTGGTCCTGCGAGAGCACGCCGACCTTCAGCTTGCTCGGGATCTCGACCGAGCCTTGATCCGACTCGTGCTCCCCCGAGATGACCTTGAGCAGCGTCGATTTTCCCGCGCCGTTGGCCCCGACGAGCGCGTACCGCTTGCCCGGATCGAACCGCATCGAGACGTTTTCGAAGAGAATTTTCGGGCCGAAGCGCTTGGAGAGCTTGTCGAGCGTGATCATCGCGGCGCCCGACCTAGCACGTGTTCCCGACGTTCGCCGCAGCCATGGAGAGGATAGGTCGAAGGTAGCCGGCAGACGTGGGCCGCAGTACGAGTCACCGAAGTCACCCGAGGCCCCTCGCCCGGTATGCGGTCACGGATGGAGCACGATCCCGCCGACGACCTCTGCATTCCATTTCGATCGCATCGCCTCGGCGTATTGCTCCATCGGATAATGCTTCGCGACGAGCGGCCGGATGCTGCCCTCGTTCGCCCATCGCAAGATCTGCTCGAGCCGCGGGGCGCGAATCGAGGGATCGTGCAGCGTCGAGATGGCCGCCGGGCAACCGAGCACGTCGAGGCCCTTCATCATGATGAGGTTCGTCGGGAGCACGTTGACGTTCGGCGCGCCGCGTTGCCCCTTGCCTTTCGCCACGAAAGGCGTCGAGGCCCATCCGACGATCAGGAACCGAGCGCCAAAACGCACGCACTTCAAGCTCTCGACCGATATCTCGCCGCCGACGCCGTCGTACACGACGTCCACGCCCTCGCCGCCCGTCAATGCCTTCACGTCTGCGCGGAAGGCTCGAATGCCGCCGCCCTCGCCTTTGCAGTTGACGACGTGATCGGCGCCTTGCGCGGCCACGACGGCGAGCTTCTCGTCGGAGCGACCCGTCGCGATCACCTTCGCGCCGAGGAGCTTGGCGAGGTGCACCGCCGCAAGCCCGGTCGCGCCGGACGCGCCGTGGATGAGCACGGTCTCGCCCGCGCGGAGACGCCCGCGCGTGACGAGGCAATGGTATGCCGTCTCGTAGTTTCCGAGGAGGTTACACGCCTCGTCGAAGCCGAGCCCCTGCGGGATCCGTTGTACGGCCTCGATCGGCGCGACGGCGTACGAGGCAAACCCCCCGTATTTCTGATACGGGCCCAGGGAACGTGGACCGGCGAGCAAGCCGTCCACGAGAATGGAATCCCCCACGGCGAAACGCCCCGCCGCTGCGGCCTCCTCGCCCATCCAGGCGATGACCCCCGCATACTCGAGGCCGGGACAGTACGGCGGTTGCGCCATGTGCTGGTATTGACCGCTCGTCATCAGGAGGTCGACCCAGCCGACGGACGCGCTCTTGACGGCCACGATCACATCACGGGCCGAGAGCGTCGCGGGATCGGGCGGAGGCATGTCCACGAGCGAGGTATGGCGCTCGATGGCTTCGAGCGGGGTCTCGCCAAATTCGGCGACGACGACCTGTTTGCCGGGGGGAAGAGATGTGGCCGTTTCCAAAAGATACCTCGAT
Protein-coding sequences here:
- a CDS encoding cytochrome P450 family protein, which produces MQSNETRAQRDANDDARGATKEAPELGSVVLDRSDPAFLARSPEIYEEARAKGPVVRARHYPFPRDEEERKSVMAGDRPVGEVLFVSHYEEAADALLDARLASDPFARMTPEQRAHMPQVPEELRPIAYSLLMLDPPDHTRLRKLVQPSFNARAMEALRPRIQRLTDDLLDKAEQEAAARGESAPERRMDLVKAFAYPLPVTVISDMLGIPEEDRETVSQLGELRIENRDPVVMQETRKMLVAFSHYLVDLFERKRRAPGDDMISQMIHAQEDGDKLNDKELLSMVFLLYLAGHVTTVNLIGNGVVALLTHPEQLARFKADPGLAKGVVEETLRYWGPVDYLGAVRTAREDLEIAGVSIPKGGQVMIGLGSANRDPAQFEDPHAYDITREGAHRHIAFGKGIHLCLGAPLARIEGQIAFEILFRRYPDLRLAVPAETLRWGGAAGLRGFRELPVLF
- a CDS encoding NRDE family protein, which codes for MCVLFLGFAAHPDHDVVLAANRDEFHARPTREMHAWDDHPDLLAGRDLQSGGTWLGVTRSGRFAAITNFRDPAAQRRDAQSRGALVVEYLLGDGAPHAFTESLRPRASAFNGFNLIVGTRREAAYFASLTGESRALAPGVYGLSNHLLDTPWPKLVQGKGAFTKLLESRPLPEPEAFFQMLRSDRGAPDAELPDTGVGLEMERMLAPLFIEDARRPPLYGTRSSSVVAFSKTGEVRFWERSFLPGTEPRQVERSFRTLDAPLE
- a CDS encoding ABC-F family ATP-binding cassette domain-containing protein → MITLDKLSKRFGPKILFENVSMRFDPGKRYALVGANGAGKSTLLKVISGEHESDQGSVEIPSKLKVGVLSQDHFAYESVRILDAVLMGNRVLWDATQEKERLLEGEMDDEVGMRLAELEGTIGEEDGYTAEARAAEILEGLGITSSRHLDTVSTLAGGYKLRVLIAQTLFAGADVLLLDEPTNHLDLDSIRWLESYLTHDFRGTLLVVSHDRHFMNAIATHVADVDYQTVTVYTGDYDDFIEQKTTGKRQSEADAAQKKKKIAELKDFVARFGASASRSSQAQSRVKEMEKLESSIQVRRSSVVRPYIKFEIEKPSGRDVLRVEGLSKSFDDLRVIEGLGLNLNRGDKLAVIGPSGIGKSTLLKLLVAEHAPDAGTIVWGHDTSVGYFAQDHHEALEPGFSAYEWLHRFDPEAQLEDVRSVLGKLLFSGEAGLKKTESLSGGEAARLVLAKLILLKNNVVVLDEPTNHLDVESIDALLQALIAFKGTVVVTSHDRHFIGKLGTRVLELSRKGPRLFNGTYDEFLERFGDEQGER
- a CDS encoding NADPH:quinone oxidoreductase family protein, with the protein product METATSLPPGKQVVVAEFGETPLEAIERHTSLVDMPPPDPATLSARDVIVAVKSASVGWVDLLMTSGQYQHMAQPPYCPGLEYAGVIAWMGEEAAAAGRFAVGDSILVDGLLAGPRSLGPYQKYGGFASYAVAPIEAVQRIPQGLGFDEACNLLGNYETAYHCLVTRGRLRAGETVLIHGASGATGLAAVHLAKLLGAKVIATGRSDEKLAVVAAQGADHVVNCKGEGGGIRAFRADVKALTGGEGVDVVYDGVGGEISVESLKCVRFGARFLIVGWASTPFVAKGKGQRGAPNVNVLPTNLIMMKGLDVLGCPAAISTLHDPSIRAPRLEQILRWANEGSIRPLVAKHYPMEQYAEAMRSKWNAEVVGGIVLHP